The following proteins come from a genomic window of Pyxidicoccus sp. MSG2:
- a CDS encoding serine hydrolase domain-containing protein — protein MRRLALLSVLLLGLTASRSSAAPAPLRERIDAFVQAELKRQDVPGVGIGIVKNGKVLVAKGYGFANLEHQVPAGPQTLFQAGSLGKQFTAMAVMLQVEAGKLQLTDPLTKFFPGAPASWAGITVRHLLNHTSGLPDLEGTLDYRKDYTDEDLARFAQALTLEFAPGSRWSYSNTGYVLLGIIVNRVSGTFYGDVLREKVFKPAGMTTARIISEEDIIPHRAAGYRLVNGTLKNQEWVSPSLNTTADGSMYVSVRDMIAWDAAVQARAILTPESWKEILTPAPLTSGATFPYGFGWQLDERAGKPLHQHTGAWQGFTSYFGRYLGEGLSLVVLTNSANANPSRFAQGLAALINPALAPPALTTPIEDREPRITAQVTALLEKARDGRLAPADFAYVRAGFFPDIAKLYQDQLNTLGPAGRLVLVERRTLGDDRVYTYLVTFGTKTFRLIVGLAPDDRLSSFGMRPQ, from the coding sequence GTGCGCCGTCTCGCCCTGCTCTCCGTCCTCCTGCTGGGTCTCACCGCGAGCCGCTCCTCCGCCGCACCGGCCCCACTCCGCGAGCGCATCGACGCCTTCGTGCAGGCGGAGCTGAAGCGGCAGGATGTTCCTGGCGTCGGCATCGGCATCGTGAAGAACGGCAAGGTCCTCGTGGCGAAGGGGTACGGCTTCGCCAACCTGGAGCATCAGGTGCCGGCCGGGCCGCAAACCCTCTTCCAGGCGGGCTCGCTCGGAAAGCAGTTCACCGCGATGGCGGTGATGCTCCAGGTGGAGGCGGGGAAGCTCCAGCTCACGGACCCGCTGACGAAGTTCTTCCCCGGAGCCCCCGCGTCGTGGGCCGGCATCACCGTGCGGCACCTCCTGAACCACACCTCCGGCCTGCCGGACCTGGAGGGCACGCTCGACTACCGGAAGGACTACACCGACGAGGACCTCGCACGCTTCGCCCAGGCGCTGACGCTCGAGTTCGCCCCCGGCTCGCGCTGGTCCTACAGCAACACCGGCTACGTCCTGCTGGGCATCATCGTGAATCGCGTCTCCGGCACGTTCTACGGCGACGTGCTGCGGGAGAAGGTCTTCAAGCCCGCCGGCATGACGACGGCGCGCATCATCAGCGAGGAGGACATCATCCCCCACCGCGCGGCCGGCTACCGCCTCGTCAACGGAACGTTGAAGAACCAGGAGTGGGTGTCGCCCTCGCTCAACACCACGGCGGACGGCTCCATGTATGTGTCCGTGCGGGACATGATTGCGTGGGACGCGGCCGTCCAGGCGCGGGCCATCCTCACCCCGGAGAGCTGGAAGGAAATCCTCACGCCCGCGCCGCTCACCAGCGGCGCCACGTTTCCGTATGGCTTTGGCTGGCAGCTCGACGAGCGGGCCGGAAAGCCGCTGCACCAGCACACGGGTGCATGGCAGGGCTTCACGAGCTACTTCGGCCGCTACCTCGGAGAGGGCCTCTCCCTCGTCGTGCTGACCAACTCCGCGAACGCCAACCCCTCGCGCTTCGCGCAGGGCCTTGCCGCCCTCATCAACCCCGCGCTCGCCCCGCCGGCCCTCACCACCCCCATCGAGGACCGCGAGCCCCGAATCACCGCGCAAGTCACGGCGCTGCTGGAGAAGGCCCGCGATGGAAGGCTCGCGCCGGCCGACTTCGCGTACGTCCGCGCGGGGTTCTTTCCGGACATCGCGAAGCTGTACCAGGACCAGCTGAACACGCTGGGGCCCGCGGGCCGGCTGGTGCTGGTGGAGCGGCGCACGCTGGGTGATGACCGCGTGTACACGTACCTCGTGACGTTCGGGACGAAGACCTTTCGCCTCATCGTGGGGCTCGCGCCGGACGACCGGCTGTCGTCCTTCGGGATGCGGCCACAGTAG
- a CDS encoding OmpA family protein, whose protein sequence is MTTRKNATIRKTAAAVLLSTALLGAGCATPGKRTATGAAVGGVAGAGAGAIAGGWKGAAVGAAAGAAVGGGVGNYLDKRAQELEKVAETRKTDHGLLLNLQSELLFETNSAVLTRDAVARLTQIGDILAKYPDDRLTIEGHTDSRGTEPYNESLSLRRADAVARVLKGRGVEERQMVVLGQGETEPVAPNTTDEGRTANRRVELHIDMPQVTRAG, encoded by the coding sequence GTGACGACTCGAAAGAACGCGACGATTCGGAAGACGGCGGCGGCGGTGCTCCTCTCCACGGCGCTGCTGGGCGCGGGCTGCGCCACTCCGGGGAAGCGGACGGCGACGGGCGCGGCCGTGGGCGGAGTCGCGGGCGCGGGCGCGGGTGCCATCGCCGGTGGCTGGAAGGGCGCGGCCGTGGGCGCAGCGGCGGGAGCGGCCGTGGGCGGCGGCGTGGGCAACTACCTCGACAAGCGCGCGCAGGAACTGGAGAAGGTCGCCGAGACGCGCAAGACGGACCACGGCCTGCTGCTGAACCTCCAGAGCGAGCTGCTCTTCGAGACCAACAGCGCCGTGCTCACCCGGGACGCGGTGGCGCGGCTGACGCAGATTGGCGACATCCTCGCGAAGTACCCGGATGACCGCCTCACCATCGAAGGCCACACGGACAGCCGGGGCACGGAGCCCTACAACGAATCGCTGTCGCTGCGGCGCGCGGACGCGGTGGCACGCGTGCTCAAGGGGCGCGGCGTGGAGGAGCGGCAGATGGTGGTGCTCGGCCAGGGCGAGACGGAGCCCGTCGCCCCCAACACCACCGACGAGGGCCGCACCGCCAACCGGCGCGTCGAGCTGCACATCGACATGCCCCAGGTGACCCGCGCGGGCTGA
- a CDS encoding metallophosphoesterase, whose amino-acid sequence MATHPRQRADMVRWLHPAQLLRTGLDALVAAVFGARADHRLIEAVVRPQAPYFDYSQEALPEGDFWLDYVADTGDGWNSTYTVARLLALPRLTLPVRGISRGEPYETKRGRVLVFGGDGVYPGASREVYEERLVQPYEAAMRRTQAPNPDLFVIPGNHDWYDGLSAFMRLFCANRWIAGRRTRQSRSYFALKLPHRWWLIGTDVQLNSDIDVPQVEYFREVAQHMGPDDRVILCNAEPAWILAAAARRKGSYLENNLEYLQEKVLGRRISVFLAGDLHHYRRHEDAAGRQKITAGGGGAFLHPTHAPAAHVLRDGYTLQKSFPDERTSRKLARKNLLLIRYSPLFGLITGALYLLLALAAYAEVGSLGLTQLPKVVMAVANSMVSRPWTLVLGLGTIGGLIGFADPHFGKWRTLAGTLHGLGHILGAFFTAWAATYFTVSCLGVCPDLTADGLNCADGWAHLAGKFLLSSGFTFLFGFLVGPFVMGLYLWLSVNFFGAHSNEAFISLALPDWKNFLRLHINEDGHLMVYPVGVERVPREWKATHAGPYAPAFDPDDPKATAPVLIEPPIRV is encoded by the coding sequence ATGGCCACGCATCCGCGCCAGCGCGCGGACATGGTGCGCTGGCTGCACCCGGCGCAGTTGCTGCGCACGGGCCTGGACGCGCTGGTGGCGGCGGTGTTCGGCGCGCGAGCGGACCACCGCCTCATCGAGGCCGTGGTGCGGCCGCAGGCGCCCTACTTCGACTACTCGCAGGAGGCGCTTCCCGAGGGCGACTTCTGGCTCGACTACGTGGCGGACACGGGGGACGGGTGGAACTCCACGTACACCGTGGCCCGGCTGCTCGCGCTGCCCCGGCTGACGCTGCCCGTGCGCGGCATCTCGCGGGGTGAGCCCTACGAGACGAAGCGCGGGCGGGTGCTCGTGTTCGGCGGGGACGGCGTGTACCCGGGGGCCAGCCGCGAGGTGTACGAGGAGCGACTGGTGCAGCCCTACGAGGCGGCCATGCGCCGCACGCAGGCGCCCAACCCGGACCTGTTCGTCATTCCGGGCAACCACGACTGGTACGACGGCCTGTCCGCCTTCATGCGGCTGTTCTGCGCGAACCGGTGGATTGCGGGCCGGCGCACGCGGCAGAGCCGCAGCTACTTCGCGCTGAAGCTGCCGCACCGCTGGTGGCTCATCGGCACGGACGTGCAGCTCAACAGCGACATCGACGTGCCCCAGGTGGAGTACTTCCGCGAGGTGGCCCAGCACATGGGGCCGGATGACCGCGTCATCCTCTGCAACGCGGAGCCCGCGTGGATTCTCGCGGCGGCCGCGCGGCGCAAGGGCAGCTACCTGGAGAACAACCTGGAGTACCTCCAGGAGAAGGTGCTGGGCCGGCGCATCAGCGTCTTCCTCGCGGGCGATTTGCACCACTACCGCCGGCACGAGGACGCCGCGGGCCGGCAGAAAATCACGGCGGGCGGAGGCGGCGCCTTCCTGCACCCCACGCACGCTCCGGCGGCGCACGTGCTGCGAGACGGCTACACACTCCAGAAGAGCTTCCCGGACGAGCGCACGTCGCGGAAGCTGGCGCGAAAGAACCTGCTGCTCATCCGCTACAGCCCGCTCTTCGGGTTGATAACGGGGGCGCTCTACCTGTTGCTCGCGCTCGCGGCGTACGCGGAGGTGGGCTCGCTGGGGCTGACGCAATTGCCGAAGGTGGTGATGGCGGTGGCCAACAGCATGGTGAGCCGGCCATGGACTCTGGTGCTGGGGCTGGGCACCATCGGCGGGCTCATCGGCTTCGCGGACCCGCACTTCGGGAAGTGGCGGACGCTGGCGGGGACGCTCCACGGGCTGGGCCACATCCTCGGCGCGTTCTTCACGGCATGGGCGGCCACGTACTTCACGGTGAGCTGTCTGGGCGTCTGTCCGGACCTGACGGCGGACGGGCTCAACTGCGCGGACGGCTGGGCGCACCTGGCGGGCAAGTTCCTGCTGTCCTCGGGCTTCACCTTCCTGTTCGGCTTCCTGGTGGGCCCGTTCGTCATGGGGCTGTACCTGTGGCTGAGCGTCAACTTCTTCGGGGCCCACTCCAACGAGGCGTTCATCTCGCTGGCGCTGCCGGACTGGAAGAACTTCCTACGCCTGCACATCAACGAGGACGGGCACCTCATGGTGTACCCGGTGGGCGTGGAGCGCGTGCCGCGCGAGTGGAAGGCGACACACGCGGGCCCCTACGCGCCCGCCTTCGACCCGGATGACCCGAAGGCCACGGCGCCGGTGCTCATCGAGCCGCCCATCCGCGTGTAG
- a CDS encoding cupin domain-containing protein — MRSRLLIPVLAVTGTAALSWAREPAPVSANPAAPAPQPAPAAVKPLAQVPQPATASAPTAAPTTAAAPASPRGPVSAPTSATATSSAPAPANPATPTVRYRVPTSEAPRHVIAGGKGRATLLLNPSTGATAASVTLLELQPGAEVPEHIHDSSAEILYIEEGTAEMTVSGEKLRVGKGDAVYIPAGAKHSARVSPGPTFKAVQVYAGPGPEQRFTQGPRENAPHGR; from the coding sequence ATGCGCTCCCGCCTCCTGATTCCCGTGCTCGCCGTCACCGGCACCGCCGCGCTGTCCTGGGCCCGCGAGCCGGCGCCCGTGTCCGCGAATCCCGCCGCACCAGCGCCCCAGCCGGCCCCCGCCGCCGTGAAGCCCCTCGCGCAGGTGCCCCAGCCGGCCACGGCTTCCGCGCCCACGGCAGCGCCCACCACGGCGGCCGCACCCGCGAGCCCACGCGGGCCCGTGTCAGCCCCCACGAGCGCAACCGCCACGTCGTCGGCCCCCGCACCCGCGAACCCCGCCACGCCCACCGTGCGCTACCGCGTGCCCACCTCGGAGGCCCCGCGCCACGTCATCGCCGGGGGCAAGGGCCGCGCGACGCTGCTCCTCAACCCGTCCACCGGCGCCACCGCCGCGTCCGTCACGCTGCTGGAGTTGCAGCCCGGCGCGGAGGTGCCCGAGCACATCCACGATTCGAGCGCCGAGATTCTCTACATCGAGGAAGGCACGGCGGAAATGACCGTCTCCGGAGAGAAGCTGCGCGTCGGCAAGGGAGACGCCGTCTACATCCCCGCGGGAGCGAAGCACTCGGCGCGCGTGTCGCCGGGCCCGACGTTCAAGGCCGTGCAGGTATACGCCGGCCCCGGCCCCGAGCAGCGCTTCACGCAGGGCCCCCGGGAGAATGCCCCCCATGGCCGGTGA